The genomic window TGGCCAGGCTGGTCGCCGAGTTCGCCCGGATCGCCGGCCGGCTCGCCCCCGATCAGGTCCGCCGGGTCGTCGCCGACCTGGCCGCCAACCGGATGCTCGAGGAACTCCCGGTGGACGCCTTCCGCCCGCTGCGGGAGATGCGCCGGGAGCCGCTGCCCCGCCGGGTGGGTGACTCGCTGGTCGCCGCCGCCCGCGGCCGGGTGGTGCTCTCCTTCGGAGTGGATTCGCTGATCGCGACGCTGTACCGGACGGCCGGGCGGTTCCTCTTCACCCGGTTCGCGGTCTGGACCGGTGCGCTGCTGGCGGTGGCCGGGGTGCTGCTCTTCGCGCTCACCTGGCAGCGCGGCAGCCGGTCCCTGTTCTTGCTGGGTGACTCGTACCTACTCGGTGCGGTCGTCCTGGTGTCACTGAACGTGTTCGTGCTGGCGATTCACGAGTTCGGGCACGCGCTCGCCGCGAAACGGGTCGGCCGGGAGGTGCCGGCCGCCGGGGTGATGCTCTACTTCGGCCTCCCGTCGGTCTTCGTCGACACCAGTGATGTGTGGATGGCCGGGCGCCGTGCTCGCCTCGCGGTCACCGCGGCCGGACCAGCCACCGCGCTGGGTCTGGCCGGGCTGGTCCAGGTCGCCGGATTTGCCGTGCCGTCGATCGCCGGGATCACCTTCAAACTGGCCTTCCTCTTCTACCTGCACACGTTCTTCAACCTCAGCCCGCTGCTGCCGCTGGACGGCAAGTACCTGCTGATGGACTGGCTGGAGATCCCGGACCTGCGGGCCCGCAGTCTCTCCTGGCTGGGTGGGCGCCTGCGCCGTCGCGGCCCGCGCTGGAGGGCCTTGGACCGGGAGGGCCGTCTCGTCGCCCTCTACGGCTTCCTGGCCCTGCTCTGGCTGGTCGGCGCGGTCGGTCTCGGCTACCGGTTGTGGACCGACCGGATCCACGGCCTCGCGGTCGGCCTCTGGTACGAGGGCCTCGTCTCCCGCGTACTGCTGGTGGTGATCGTCCTGGGTGTGGTGGCCCCACCGCTCTACTTCCTGCTCGGCCGGGTGGCCCGGACCCTCCGCCGGCTGCGCCAGCAGGCCGCCGAACGGGACCGGGAAGCCGACATGCCCCGCCGGGTGGCCGCCCTGCGCGCCTCCGAACTGGGCGGTCTGCCCGAACCGTCGCTGAACGCACTTGCTGTTCGGGCCCGCTGGGCCCGCCCGCCGACCGGCCGGCTGATCGTGCTCGCCGGGGACACCCAGAGCGCCGTCCACGTGGTGATCGAGGGCGCGATGCACGGCCGCCGTCCCGGTGACCCGGGCGGCACCATCCGGCACCACGTCGGACCCGGCGGCGTGGTCGGCCTGGCCACCGCCCTGACCGGCCGCAACGCCCAACTCGACTGGCACACCGCAGGCGTCACCCTGCTCTCGATGCCGGCGTCCACGGTGGCGACCGTGGTCGGGCCGATGCCCGGCCCGCCCCCGCAGGAACGGGCCGAGGCCGAGGCGCTCTTCCTCGACACCCCGGCGCTCGCCGCGCTGGAGGAGGACCAGCGGCTGGCCCTGATCGCGGCCGCCCACCCGGTCGACCTCGACCCCGGCGCGCCGGTGATGCTGCCCGGGCCCACCCACGCGGTGGTCGTCGAGTCCGGTGTGATCGCCATGCCGGACGGTGTCGAACTGCGCCGCGGCACCCTGGTCGGCCCGGTCGGTGACGGCAGCCCCGGCATGGTGGCGCAAGCCCGGACCCCGGTGCGGCTCTGGGTCATCCCGGACGCCTCCGACCTACCCCCACTGATCGGCTCGTACGGTCCCGGCGTCCCGATGCCGTCCCTGCGCCCGAGCACCCCGGCGGTGGCCCGTCCCGGTTCCGCGCATCCGCCTCTGGCGGTCCCGCCCGGCCCACCGGACGCCGACGAGCTGTACGACGTGGACCATCACTTCGAGCGCCGGATGTGGGGTTTCACCAGCCTGATGCTGGTGTTCGCCGTCGGCAGCCTGCTGCTGAACGTGTCCGCCGGTCCCGCCTGGGCGGAGATGCCGGCCGAGCGGGTGCTGCTCAGCGTGCAGCGGGGATCCGCGACCGCGCTCGCCGACCGGCAGTCCTCGGCACTGGTGCCGGGTGACCGGCGCTACCTGGCGTCCGGTGCCCAGGTGGAGGTGCCGGGCGGCGGTGTGGCTCTGCTGACCTTCCCCGGTGGTGCCGCGGTGGTGCTGTGCGGTGACTCGCGGGTCGAGGTCAGCGGAGTCGGCGTCGAGGACGGCCGGCAGTCCACCCCGTCCGGCCGGCTGAAACTGGAGAGCGGGCGGCTGCTGGCCGACACGAGCAGCCCGAGCGGGGCGTTCCAGCCGCTCGACCTGACCGTGCTGCGCACCAAGGGCGACGTGGCGAGCATCGGCCGGGCCTGGTACTCGGTCGACGCGGCGGCTGTCGCCGTCTCCACCGGGACGGTGACCGTCGGTGGTGCC from Actinoplanes derwentensis includes these protein-coding regions:
- a CDS encoding cyclic nucleotide-binding protein, encoding MTYVETRTNVWEALAGRAPGVPSGPADTGLWHTVADRLDPGSARPVLRPGIEVRHRTAVRGGRYVMLRSPEDGGRSSYLRLTPEEYQLALMMDGDSTVARLVAEFARIAGRLAPDQVRRVVADLAANRMLEELPVDAFRPLREMRREPLPRRVGDSLVAAARGRVVLSFGVDSLIATLYRTAGRFLFTRFAVWTGALLAVAGVLLFALTWQRGSRSLFLLGDSYLLGAVVLVSLNVFVLAIHEFGHALAAKRVGREVPAAGVMLYFGLPSVFVDTSDVWMAGRRARLAVTAAGPATALGLAGLVQVAGFAVPSIAGITFKLAFLFYLHTFFNLSPLLPLDGKYLLMDWLEIPDLRARSLSWLGGRLRRRGPRWRALDREGRLVALYGFLALLWLVGAVGLGYRLWTDRIHGLAVGLWYEGLVSRVLLVVIVLGVVAPPLYFLLGRVARTLRRLRQQAAERDREADMPRRVAALRASELGGLPEPSLNALAVRARWARPPTGRLIVLAGDTQSAVHVVIEGAMHGRRPGDPGGTIRHHVGPGGVVGLATALTGRNAQLDWHTAGVTLLSMPASTVATVVGPMPGPPPQERAEAEALFLDTPALAALEEDQRLALIAAAHPVDLDPGAPVMLPGPTHAVVVESGVIAMPDGVELRRGTLVGPVGDGSPGMVAQARTPVRLWVIPDASDLPPLIGSYGPGVPMPSLRPSTPAVARPGSAHPPLAVPPGPPDADELYDVDHHFERRMWGFTSLMLVFAVGSLLLNVSAGPAWAEMPAERVLLSVQRGSATALADRQSSALVPGDRRYLASGAQVEVPGGGVALLTFPGGAAVVLCGDSRVEVSGVGVEDGRQSTPSGRLKLESGRLLADTSSPSGAFQPLDLTVLRTKGDVASIGRAWYSVDAAAVAVSTGTVTVGGAGSPASGEALNCGDGVEVKKPTEAEPSEAPTEESAPPVEPSVSTTPEPSISTSVPVDGDEEVDAPDDDVTTSTSATTRPATTQPTITVPTSRPTTTRTNSPKPSLSTTTPAPDPTTTTPSPDPTTTTPAPDPTTADPSGS